From a region of the Fischerella sp. JS2 genome:
- a CDS encoding glutamyl-tRNA reductase — protein MNIAVVGLSHKTAPVEVREKLSIPEAQTESAIAHLLSYPHIDEVAILSTCNRLEIYIVTEESEQGVREVTQFLSEHSKVAVTSLRQHLFVLLHQDAVMHLMRVAAGLDSLVLGEGQILAQVKNTHKLGQQYNGIKTILNRLFKQAITAGKRVRTETSIGTGAVSISSAAVELAQMKVENLAACRVAILGAGKMSRLLVQHLVSKGAVKICILNRSVSRAEELAKLFPEHNIQTHPLSEMMKVICESDLVFTSTSATEPILDRAKLEIVLEASRALMLIDISVPRNIHGDVNELANVKAFNVDDLKSVVAQNHESRRKMAQEAEGLLEEEVETFDVWWRSLETVTTISCLRNKIETIREQELEKALSRLGSEFGEKHQEVIEALTRGIVNKILHDPMVQLRAQQDVEARRRCMQSLQMLFNLDVGEQFS, from the coding sequence ATGAATATAGCAGTGGTGGGGTTAAGCCATAAAACAGCCCCAGTCGAAGTCCGGGAAAAGCTGAGCATTCCAGAAGCACAGACCGAAAGCGCGATCGCACACCTGCTTAGCTACCCCCATATTGATGAAGTTGCCATTCTTAGCACTTGTAACCGTTTAGAAATTTACATTGTCACCGAAGAAAGTGAACAAGGTGTCCGAGAAGTAACACAATTCCTCTCGGAACACAGCAAGGTAGCTGTGACATCTCTAAGACAACACCTATTTGTTTTGCTCCATCAAGATGCTGTGATGCATTTGATGCGGGTTGCTGCTGGCCTAGATAGCTTGGTACTTGGTGAAGGTCAAATTCTTGCCCAGGTGAAAAACACTCATAAGCTGGGACAGCAATACAACGGTATAAAAACTATTCTGAATCGATTATTCAAACAAGCAATTACGGCTGGTAAGCGGGTACGTACTGAAACTAGCATTGGTACAGGTGCAGTTTCTATCAGTTCTGCGGCTGTGGAATTGGCTCAGATGAAGGTAGAAAATCTCGCAGCTTGCCGAGTGGCTATATTAGGTGCTGGCAAAATGTCGCGCTTGTTGGTGCAACACCTAGTTTCTAAAGGTGCTGTCAAAATTTGTATTTTAAATCGCTCTGTTAGTAGAGCAGAGGAATTAGCTAAGCTCTTCCCCGAACATAATATCCAAACTCATCCACTTTCGGAAATGATGAAAGTAATTTGCGAAAGTGATTTAGTATTTACAAGCACCTCTGCAACAGAGCCAATTCTTGATCGTGCTAAGTTAGAAATTGTGTTAGAAGCCAGCCGGGCATTGATGTTAATTGATATTTCCGTGCCACGCAACATTCATGGTGATGTTAACGAACTGGCAAACGTCAAAGCATTTAACGTCGATGATTTGAAATCTGTGGTGGCACAAAACCACGAAAGCCGTCGCAAGATGGCCCAGGAAGCCGAAGGGCTTTTAGAAGAAGAAGTAGAAACTTTTGACGTTTGGTGGCGATCGCTAGAAACTGTAACTACTATTAGTTGTCTACGCAATAAAATCGAAACCATTCGAGAACAAGAACTAGAGAAAGCTTTGTCCCGTTTGGGTTCAGAATTTGGCGAAAAACACCAAGAAGTCATCGAAGCTTTAACACGGGGTATTGTTAACAAAATTTTACATGACCCAATGGTACAACTGCGAGCGCAGCAAGATGTCGAAGCCAGACGTCGTTGTATGCAGTCGCTACAAATGTTGTTTAACCTGGATGTAGGAGAGCAGTTTAGTTAA
- the glpX gene encoding class II fructose-bisphosphatase — MENTLGLEIIEVVEQAAIASARWMGKGEKNTADQVAVEAMRERMNKIYMRGRIVIGEGERDDAPMLYIGEEVGICSRPDAKDFCNPDELIEIDIAVDPCEGTNLVAYGQPGSMAVLAISEKGGLFAAPDFYMKKLAAPPAAKGKVDINKSATENLKILSECLDRSIDELVVVVMKRERHNDLIKEIREAGARVQLISDGDVGAALSCGFAGTNIHALMGIGAAPEGVISAAAMRALGGHFQGQLIYDPEVVKTGLIGESKEANIERLKSMGINDPDKVYDAHELASGQTVLFAACGITSGNLMQGVRFFNGGARTQSLVISNQSKTARFVDTIHMFEEPKTLQLH; from the coding sequence GTGGAAAATACTCTTGGGTTAGAGATTATTGAGGTAGTTGAGCAAGCCGCGATCGCTTCTGCTCGTTGGATGGGTAAGGGCGAAAAAAATACTGCTGACCAAGTGGCTGTAGAAGCCATGCGGGAACGGATGAACAAAATTTACATGCGCGGTCGCATTGTAATTGGGGAAGGCGAACGCGATGATGCTCCCATGCTTTACATTGGAGAAGAAGTTGGTATCTGTAGCCGTCCGGATGCTAAAGATTTTTGTAACCCAGATGAATTAATTGAAATTGACATCGCTGTTGACCCTTGCGAGGGTACTAACCTTGTAGCCTATGGTCAACCAGGCTCAATGGCAGTGTTGGCAATTTCCGAAAAAGGTGGTTTGTTCGCTGCTCCTGACTTCTACATGAAGAAGCTAGCCGCTCCCCCAGCTGCCAAGGGTAAAGTAGACATCAACAAGTCTGCCACTGAAAACCTAAAAATTCTATCTGAATGCCTAGATAGATCCATCGATGAACTTGTTGTAGTGGTGATGAAGCGTGAACGCCACAACGATCTAATCAAAGAAATCCGGGAAGCAGGAGCAAGAGTCCAACTCATTTCTGATGGTGACGTGGGTGCAGCCTTATCTTGTGGTTTTGCTGGAACCAATATTCATGCTCTCATGGGAATTGGTGCGGCTCCTGAAGGTGTGATCTCTGCTGCGGCTATGCGGGCTTTAGGTGGACACTTCCAAGGTCAATTAATCTATGATCCAGAAGTAGTCAAGACTGGTTTGATCGGCGAAAGCAAAGAAGCTAACATCGAACGGTTGAAGTCTATGGGTATCAATGACCCTGATAAAGTCTATGATGCTCATGAACTAGCATCCGGTCAAACCGTATTGTTTGCTGCTTGTGGTATTACCTCTGGTAATCTCATGCAAGGTGTCCGCTTCTTCAACGGAGGTGCAAGAACTCAAAGCTTGGTAATTTCCAACCAGTCGAAAACAGCTCGTTTTGTGGACACCATCCACATGTTTGAAGAACCCAAGACATTGCAGTTGCACTAA
- the grxC gene encoding glutaredoxin 3, whose translation MLNFINSLLNRHPENVKANVEIYTWQTCPYCIRAKMLLWWKGVNFTEYKIDGNETARTAMAERANGRRTVPQIFINNQHVGGCDDLYELDTKGQLDPLLAQSAL comes from the coding sequence ATGCTCAACTTTATCAATTCCCTTTTAAACCGCCATCCCGAAAACGTTAAAGCCAATGTAGAGATATATACTTGGCAAACTTGTCCTTACTGCATCCGTGCCAAGATGTTGTTGTGGTGGAAAGGTGTTAATTTCACTGAATACAAAATTGACGGTAACGAAACAGCCAGAACAGCAATGGCAGAACGCGCCAACGGACGCCGCACTGTACCACAGATTTTTATCAATAATCAACACGTTGGTGGCTGTGATGACCTCTACGAATTAGATACAAAAGGTCAACTAGACCCCCTTTTAGCCCAGTCAGCACTCTAA
- the tadA gene encoding tRNA adenosine(34) deaminase TadA, whose amino-acid sequence MSLEYSEYLIHQQWMDHALKLAQRAGDAGEVPVGAVIIDSSGYLIAEGENRKQRDQDPTAHAEIIALKAAASKLHTWRLNQCTLYVTLEPCPMCAGAIVQARIGLLVYGVDDPKTGAIRTVVNIPDSAASNHRLRVIGGIMETACRQQLQAWFVNRRHSSE is encoded by the coding sequence ATGTCACTTGAATACTCAGAATATCTTATACATCAGCAGTGGATGGATCACGCCCTAAAATTAGCACAAAGAGCAGGTGATGCGGGTGAAGTCCCTGTAGGTGCTGTTATTATTGATTCATCAGGTTATTTGATAGCAGAAGGTGAAAATCGCAAACAACGCGACCAAGATCCAACAGCCCATGCGGAAATTATTGCTTTGAAAGCAGCAGCTAGCAAGTTACACACTTGGCGTTTAAACCAATGTACTCTCTATGTTACTCTCGAACCTTGTCCGATGTGTGCAGGTGCAATAGTCCAAGCCCGTATTGGACTTCTTGTTTATGGTGTGGACGATCCCAAAACTGGTGCGATTCGTACTGTTGTTAATATCCCCGATAGTGCGGCTTCTAATCACCGTCTGCGTGTAATTGGAGGCATCATGGAAACTGCTTGTCGTCAGCAGTTACAAGCATGGTTTGTCAATCGGCGACATAGCAGCGAATAA
- a CDS encoding 1-acyl-sn-glycerol-3-phosphate acyltransferase gives MELHSSNDQIYHQTLAHTPANGETAISASTSWLSPWLTPLAYFLGHHFLPLFFGQIRITGQENIPATGPVLLAPTHRARWDSLLLPYASGRCVTGRDLRFMVTISECQGLQGWFVRRLGGFPVDPQRPSITTLRHAVELLQRGEMLVIYPEGGIFRDREVHPLKSGIARLALTAESGHPGLGVKILPVSINYSHPYPEWGTDVSIHIGSVMKVADYINGSVKQDAKRLTVDLANALKQLSHHESTITTHAFAEMPNS, from the coding sequence ATGGAACTTCACTCTTCCAACGATCAGATCTACCATCAAACACTAGCCCATACTCCAGCAAATGGTGAGACGGCGATTTCTGCTAGTACTTCATGGCTATCTCCCTGGTTAACGCCTTTGGCCTATTTCTTGGGACACCATTTTTTACCTTTATTTTTTGGACAGATTAGAATTACTGGACAAGAAAATATCCCTGCTACAGGCCCTGTTCTCCTTGCCCCTACCCATCGCGCGCGTTGGGATTCATTACTGTTACCCTACGCGAGTGGTCGTTGTGTTACAGGTCGTGACCTACGATTTATGGTGACTATTAGCGAATGTCAAGGTTTACAGGGTTGGTTTGTACGACGCTTAGGAGGTTTTCCTGTAGATCCACAACGCCCATCGATTACTACTCTTCGCCATGCAGTAGAATTGCTTCAGCGTGGAGAAATGTTAGTTATTTATCCTGAAGGTGGCATTTTTCGCGATCGCGAAGTTCATCCTCTCAAGTCCGGAATTGCTCGTTTAGCTTTAACTGCTGAATCTGGCCATCCAGGTCTGGGAGTCAAAATTTTACCTGTTAGTATCAACTACAGCCATCCTTACCCCGAGTGGGGTACTGATGTTAGCATTCACATTGGGTCTGTAATGAAAGTAGCAGATTATATTAATGGTTCTGTAAAACAGGATGCTAAACGTCTGACAGTTGATTTAGCAAATGCACTTAAACAATTAAGTCATCATGAATCAACAATTACTACTCATGCATTTGCAGAAATGCCAAATTCGTAA
- a CDS encoding S8 family serine peptidase: MNDRLNSSDYPPTDMPASSQGFILQRGGEELILEKVSDRFTVRPHGHLSPQDLSQANWGNWRRNIPKAQLALFAVPPSQLEGAMSVARASDDVAFASHVYQIKDSPSTKVYLSDQITIQFATWVDSSTINVIATKFGLIQQKSVPSLPNTFVFIVGEQAQANPIKISNQLISLPEIVVAEPNIITHQQPHYQPRDPLYPQQWYLNHNGGNQLANGSHIAVEKAWDITRGIRSVVVAVVDDSFDLNHPDFQGSGKIVAPRDLKENDFLPLPNEKEASHGTACAGIILAEENGTGIAGVAPGCAFMPIRSTGFLDDESIEDIFNWAIDKGASIISCSWGASAVYFPLSLRQRAAITRAATKGRNGKGCVIFFSAGNANRPVSGTVNEQGWQKDLVKGNTKWLSGFAVHPDVITVSASTSLNKKAAYSNWGINISVCAPSNNALPGMWFQDQGYVYTQPNITTALSGRGILTTDQIGAAGYDPGNFTSNFGGTSSATPVVAGVAALVLSVNPDLTAKEVKRILEETADKIVDLEPDPQLKLRYGTYDENGHSQWFGYGKVNAWRAVQAAQKLRTATFSTTGILRGENSNKVAIPDNDKQGIKSAIAISDSSLVKDIQVSVNITHDFLGDLEIYLIAPNNHLVLLQNRTLGRRIQLQTTYTVRSHPVLQQLLFLPAKGRWQLWVIDYALQDIGKLNAWELILGI; this comes from the coding sequence ATGAACGATCGCCTAAATTCCTCTGATTATCCTCCCACAGATATGCCTGCTAGTAGCCAAGGATTCATCTTACAACGTGGTGGTGAAGAATTAATCTTAGAAAAAGTGAGCGATCGCTTCACTGTCCGTCCTCATGGTCATTTGTCACCGCAAGACTTATCTCAGGCAAATTGGGGTAATTGGCGTCGCAATATTCCCAAAGCACAGCTAGCATTATTCGCTGTTCCACCTTCCCAGCTAGAAGGGGCTATGTCTGTCGCGCGGGCTTCTGACGATGTAGCGTTTGCCAGTCATGTTTATCAAATCAAAGATAGTCCCAGCACCAAAGTTTATCTGAGTGATCAAATTACAATTCAATTCGCCACTTGGGTAGACAGTAGCACTATTAATGTGATCGCCACCAAATTTGGTTTAATCCAGCAAAAATCTGTTCCTAGTCTTCCCAACACTTTTGTTTTCATTGTTGGTGAACAAGCACAAGCAAATCCGATTAAAATTTCTAATCAATTAATTTCGTTACCAGAAATTGTAGTTGCTGAGCCTAATATCATCACGCACCAGCAACCCCATTATCAACCTCGTGACCCCCTCTACCCCCAACAATGGTATCTCAACCACAACGGTGGAAATCAATTAGCTAATGGTTCTCATATTGCTGTAGAAAAAGCTTGGGATATCACTCGTGGTATTCGTTCGGTTGTCGTAGCGGTGGTAGATGATTCTTTTGATTTAAATCATCCAGATTTTCAAGGTAGTGGCAAAATTGTTGCCCCTAGAGACTTAAAAGAAAACGACTTTTTACCCTTACCCAATGAAAAAGAAGCCAGTCATGGTACAGCCTGTGCAGGCATCATCTTAGCAGAAGAAAATGGTACAGGTATTGCTGGGGTTGCCCCCGGTTGTGCTTTTATGCCAATTCGCAGCACAGGGTTTTTAGATGATGAGTCAATAGAAGATATTTTCAATTGGGCGATTGATAAGGGCGCAAGTATAATTTCTTGCAGTTGGGGAGCATCAGCAGTTTACTTTCCTCTTTCTTTACGCCAACGCGCTGCTATTACCCGGGCGGCTACTAAAGGACGTAACGGCAAGGGTTGCGTTATTTTCTTTTCCGCAGGCAATGCCAATCGCCCAGTCAGTGGCACTGTGAATGAACAAGGTTGGCAGAAAGATTTAGTTAAAGGAAATACCAAATGGCTCAGTGGATTTGCTGTACATCCTGATGTAATTACCGTATCTGCTTCCACAAGCTTAAATAAAAAAGCTGCTTATAGTAACTGGGGAATTAATATTTCTGTGTGTGCGCCTAGTAACAATGCTTTACCAGGGATGTGGTTTCAAGACCAAGGTTATGTATACACTCAACCAAACATCACCACCGCACTGTCTGGGCGAGGAATCTTGACCACAGATCAAATAGGGGCTGCTGGCTATGATCCAGGTAACTTTACTAGCAACTTTGGCGGTACTTCTAGTGCTACCCCTGTAGTTGCAGGGGTAGCAGCGTTAGTTTTGTCAGTGAATCCTGACTTAACTGCCAAAGAAGTCAAACGGATTTTAGAAGAAACCGCCGATAAAATTGTTGATCTAGAACCAGATCCGCAATTGAAGCTGCGTTATGGCACTTATGATGAGAATGGCCATTCGCAGTGGTTCGGTTACGGGAAGGTGAATGCTTGGCGGGCGGTACAAGCAGCCCAAAAACTTCGTACAGCCACATTTAGCACAACTGGGATTTTGAGAGGAGAGAACAGCAATAAAGTTGCAATTCCAGACAATGACAAACAGGGAATTAAAAGTGCGATCGCGATATCTGATTCTAGCCTAGTCAAAGATATTCAAGTCAGCGTCAATATTACCCATGATTTTTTAGGTGATTTAGAAATTTACTTAATAGCCCCTAATAATCACCTCGTGTTATTGCAAAATCGCACCTTGGGTCGTCGCATTCAATTGCAAACAACTTACACCGTGCGATCGCATCCAGTCCTACAACAGTTATTATTTTTACCAGCCAAAGGACGTTGGCAGTTGTGGGTAATTGACTATGCACTACAAGATATAGGGAAACTCAATGCTTGGGAATTAATTTTGGGAATTTAG
- a CDS encoding BolA family protein has product MISPQQIEEMIKAELPDAQVQVQDLTGGGDHYQVTVVSSQFAGKGLVQQHQLIYGALRQAMSTEAIHALALKTYTPEAFANNS; this is encoded by the coding sequence ATGATTAGTCCGCAACAGATTGAGGAAATGATCAAGGCGGAACTGCCAGATGCCCAAGTTCAAGTACAAGACTTGACTGGAGGTGGTGATCACTATCAAGTGACAGTAGTTTCATCGCAGTTCGCAGGTAAAGGATTAGTGCAGCAACACCAGTTAATTTATGGTGCTTTACGACAAGCTATGTCCACTGAAGCAATTCATGCTTTAGCACTGAAAACATATACACCTGAAGCATTTGCTAATAATAGTTAA
- the grxD gene encoding Grx4 family monothiol glutaredoxin, with protein sequence MTPELKERIDNLLQQNKILVFMKGTKLMPMCGFSNNVVQILNTLGVPFETVNILDDYELRQGIKEYSNWPTIPQVYINGEFVGGSDIMIELYQKGELQQMVEVALAS encoded by the coding sequence ATGACGCCAGAACTGAAAGAAAGAATTGATAATTTACTCCAACAAAACAAGATTTTGGTTTTTATGAAGGGAACCAAATTAATGCCTATGTGTGGTTTTTCCAACAATGTAGTACAGATTTTGAACACATTAGGAGTTCCCTTTGAGACTGTAAATATTTTGGACGACTACGAACTCCGCCAGGGAATTAAGGAATATTCCAACTGGCCGACAATTCCTCAAGTGTATATTAATGGTGAATTCGTTGGTGGTTCAGACATCATGATCGAACTTTATCAAAAGGGTGAATTGCAGCAAATGGTAGAAGTGGCTTTAGCTTCTTAG
- a CDS encoding DUF6761 family protein, translating to MLQDTQTIRYYQRLTDAFVELWNRGYRTDDMRMYLDGYLAALRHGNAIEPYLIHRLEEEATRYLYDVSNFTMTQPEPEPDYYK from the coding sequence ATGCTCCAAGACACACAAACCATCCGCTATTACCAAAGACTCACTGACGCCTTCGTCGAGTTATGGAATCGCGGTTATCGCACTGATGATATGCGGATGTATTTGGATGGTTATCTAGCCGCGCTGCGACATGGTAACGCCATTGAGCCTTATTTGATCCATCGCCTAGAGGAGGAAGCTACCCGCTATTTATACGATGTATCGAACTTCACAATGACGCAACCAGAGCCAGAGCCAGACTACTACAAGTGA
- a CDS encoding response regulator transcription factor: MGSVCIEIVEGNPHLRSLLGWHLQQLDYRVHQAASIYQAREVFLTHHPTLVILDADLPDGDGIEFCRWLHRQQQPLILMLSARSNEADIVAGLKAGADDYLTKPFGMQEFLARVEALIRRNRTPVAPAYLDYGTLQIDLVQRRVRFQGEFIDLTPQEFSLLYVLAQAGGVPLSRSELLRRAWPDAIDNPRTIDTHVLSLRKKVELDPRQPSLIQTIRNVGYRFNMEILNTNLPQSLTKLTAERFNNQPSTLSSQR; this comes from the coding sequence GTGGGTTCGGTTTGTATTGAAATCGTAGAGGGAAATCCCCATCTGAGGTCGTTGCTTGGCTGGCACTTGCAACAACTGGACTATCGGGTGCATCAAGCCGCAAGTATTTATCAAGCCAGGGAAGTTTTTCTAACTCACCATCCGACACTAGTCATTTTAGATGCGGACTTGCCAGATGGAGATGGCATTGAGTTTTGCCGATGGTTGCATCGTCAGCAGCAGCCATTAATCTTAATGCTATCTGCCCGTAGTAATGAAGCTGATATTGTTGCTGGCTTGAAGGCGGGGGCAGATGATTACCTGACCAAACCATTTGGAATGCAGGAATTTTTAGCACGGGTAGAGGCGCTAATACGCCGCAACCGTACACCTGTTGCCCCAGCTTATCTCGATTATGGAACATTGCAAATAGATTTAGTGCAACGCCGTGTCCGTTTCCAAGGAGAATTTATAGATTTAACACCACAGGAATTTAGTTTGTTATATGTTTTAGCACAAGCAGGAGGAGTTCCTTTGAGTAGGTCGGAATTGCTGCGGCGTGCCTGGCCTGATGCAATTGATAATCCTCGTACCATTGATACTCACGTTTTATCACTGCGGAAAAAAGTAGAACTTGATCCGCGACAACCTAGCTTAATTCAAACCATCCGTAATGTAGGATATCGGTTTAATATGGAGATTTTGAATACCAATTTGCCACAATCACTGACAAAGTTAACGGCAGAAAGATTCAACAATCAGCCTTCAACATTGAGTAGTCAAAGGTAA
- a CDS encoding ABC transporter ATP-binding protein, whose product METLPTAKLRLEKVSLYTTLQGKQQGYPILQDISFEVFEGDRVAIVGPSGAGKTYLLRLLNRLSEPTSGKIYLDNQEYRQIPILQLRACVTLLPQESKLLGMTVKEALGYPLVLRGLPKQTIQQRLCHWIEQLHIPDDWLGKTEVQLSAGQRQLIAIARALIIQPQILLLDEPTSALDVGSASRVIAILNQLAQSRQTTVLMVNHQLEMAELFCDRLLHLQQGQLIANQSGTDINWAKLREGIVQAETQIAEEWN is encoded by the coding sequence TTGGAAACTTTGCCAACAGCAAAACTAAGACTAGAAAAAGTTAGTCTTTATACAACTTTGCAGGGTAAACAGCAGGGATACCCAATATTACAGGATATCTCCTTTGAAGTATTTGAGGGCGATCGCGTTGCGATTGTTGGGCCATCTGGTGCGGGAAAAACTTATTTATTACGTCTCCTCAACCGTTTGAGTGAACCTACGAGTGGCAAAATTTATTTAGATAATCAGGAATACCGACAAATTCCGATTTTACAGCTACGTGCCTGTGTGACACTGCTTCCCCAAGAGTCAAAACTACTAGGAATGACTGTCAAAGAAGCTTTGGGGTATCCTCTGGTTTTACGTGGTTTGCCGAAACAGACTATTCAGCAAAGACTCTGTCACTGGATTGAACAACTGCACATACCCGATGACTGGTTGGGAAAAACAGAAGTGCAACTTTCTGCTGGACAACGGCAATTAATTGCGATCGCCCGGGCATTAATCATTCAACCACAAATTTTATTATTAGATGAGCCTACGTCTGCCTTGGATGTAGGTAGTGCTTCTCGTGTGATAGCAATTCTTAATCAACTAGCCCAAAGTCGTCAAACTACAGTTTTAATGGTAAATCATCAGCTAGAAATGGCTGAATTATTTTGCGATCGGCTGTTGCACTTACAACAGGGACAGCTAATAGCAAATCAAAGTGGTACTGATATAAATTGGGCTAAGTTACGAGAAGGCATAGTACAGGCAGAAACACAAATTGCTGAAGAATGGAATTAG
- a CDS encoding Uma2 family endonuclease produces MNQAIEGVRWTIYDLEVLPENEWTRYEIIDGELFMTRSPHRRHQQVCGKIFRQLDVWSDASGLGETIVAPGLIFSEADSVIPDVVWVSQERLAQIEDETGHLTGAPELVVEVLSPGKQNELLDKEAKLKLYSVQGVQKYWIVDRFTKQVEVYRREKARLVLVATLLGDDEISSPLLPGFCCSISCFFPE; encoded by the coding sequence ATGAACCAAGCTATTGAAGGAGTACGGTGGACAATTTATGATCTAGAAGTTTTGCCTGAAAATGAGTGGACGCGCTATGAAATTATTGACGGAGAACTTTTCATGACTCGCTCTCCTCATCGTCGTCATCAACAAGTTTGCGGTAAAATATTCCGACAACTTGATGTTTGGTCAGATGCGAGTGGTTTAGGAGAAACAATTGTTGCTCCCGGTTTAATTTTTTCTGAGGCGGATAGCGTCATACCAGATGTGGTTTGGGTAAGTCAAGAAAGACTAGCTCAAATTGAAGATGAAACGGGACATTTGACAGGCGCACCAGAGTTAGTTGTAGAAGTTTTATCCCCTGGGAAACAAAACGAACTTCTAGATAAGGAAGCAAAACTTAAACTTTATTCAGTTCAAGGTGTACAAAAGTATTGGATTGTTGATCGCTTCACCAAACAAGTCGAAGTTTATCGACGGGAAAAAGCACGATTAGTTTTAGTTGCAACATTGTTAGGTGATGATGAAATATCTTCGCCACTTTTACCAGGATTTTGTTGTTCTATTAGTTGCTTTTTCCCTGAATAG
- a CDS encoding DUF4079 domain-containing protein, producing the protein MDLPSFLWLWKIAAWSMGLSLVAYVLLALIGIRMFRARTLWQRESGWLSSFHYKIGICLVSLVLLLLLIGIVGTYGHFGSLGHSQHLWAGLTTVMLVLLSAGSATQIRVGHPWARRIHIGANVAIFFAFAWVSITGWSVVQKYLP; encoded by the coding sequence ATGGATCTACCTTCATTTTTGTGGTTGTGGAAAATAGCGGCGTGGTCGATGGGTTTATCGCTGGTAGCTTATGTGCTATTAGCGCTCATCGGTATACGCATGTTTCGTGCTAGAACATTGTGGCAAAGAGAATCAGGCTGGTTAAGCTCTTTCCACTATAAAATCGGTATCTGCCTAGTCAGTTTGGTATTATTACTGCTACTTATTGGAATTGTTGGTACCTACGGTCACTTTGGTTCTTTAGGACACTCACAGCATCTCTGGGCTGGATTAACGACTGTAATGTTAGTTTTACTGTCAGCTGGAAGTGCTACACAAATTCGTGTTGGACATCCTTGGGCTAGACGTATTCATATAGGTGCTAATGTTGCTATATTCTTTGCTTTTGCTTGGGTATCAATAACTGGTTGGAGTGTGGTGCAAAAGTATTTGCCTTAA
- a CDS encoding DUF1830 domain-containing protein translates to MAQILDPLPPEQSGKILCCYVNATSKIQVARISNIPNWYFERVVFPGQRLVFEAPVEAQLEIHTGMMASAILSDKIPCDRLALNEPNSYELESSEQPSDSINKKTIAQPINTRTEDTTKPLTIAGFVSVD, encoded by the coding sequence ATGGCTCAAATATTAGATCCTCTACCACCGGAGCAATCGGGAAAGATTCTCTGCTGTTACGTAAATGCCACGAGCAAAATCCAGGTGGCTCGCATCTCTAACATTCCTAACTGGTACTTTGAAAGGGTTGTTTTTCCTGGACAAAGGCTAGTGTTTGAAGCACCCGTTGAAGCTCAACTTGAAATTCATACGGGCATGATGGCAAGTGCAATTTTGTCGGATAAAATTCCGTGCGATCGCCTTGCACTCAACGAACCTAACAGTTATGAGTTGGAAAGTTCAGAACAACCAAGCGATTCTATCAATAAAAAAACGATAGCACAGCCAATTAATACAAGAACCGAAGATACTACAAAACCCTTAACAATAGCTGGTTTCGTATCCGTTGATTAA